ACACAGTTAAAACTGGGTTAAAATGCATCCACATCTTTTGGTCCCTGTCGGTTTAACTCTCTGAAGTGCTACCATTCCTCTTCAGCACGTTATTGCCGTACAAAAGTCACCGTCTGCCCAACAAGTTCAGTTTTTAAGCACTCAAGAAGTCAGTGTTGGTAACGCAGCAGTTACTGAGATCCAGTATCAGCTGGAAGGACACCTGGTGCTGGGTGAGTTCGGGATGAGTGTGAGACAGCCTGCTGcacttcctccctctcttaCTCTCTTGTTGGGGCGACTCTTAAGGCTCCTGTGGGGGCTTCTCTCTACTTCTGCCCTCCCAAGCTGGcggtgggtgtttttttttaagacacagtgtgtgttaatGCGTTCATCTCTTACTGCTGTTCCTCAGTACGTCTCTGAATCCGAGTCGTTGAGCTCCTCGTCCCGATAGAAGCCCTCGTGATGGCCGATGTTGTTGAAGCTGCAGTAGGAGCTGTGTTCGTCGCGCAACACGGGCAGGCTGTCAAAGGTGACACTCTTGGAAGGGctagtggtgtagtggttaatgGCATTGAAAGGAAGGGGGGGTGCCGGGGCGCAGGGGGACACAGGCATCATGGTGGCCAGGATGAGGGCTAGACAGTCTGCCACATCTTTGTTGGGGGCACAAGCCAAGGCTGGTGTGTACCCtgaaacattaaatacatttctcaataaataaatgtataacacTCGTTCAGTTTCTAGCATTGGTTCTACGTTTGGTAATACAGCAGTCATTAAATGGTTAACTCATTAGTAAGGATAATGTACTTTGTTTACATAGAGATCAATTGCATTTTGACTCTCTTTATTGAGATTTATGCTATAGTATATTATACTACATGCTGAAATATTTCACATGTAACTGTACTTCCAAATAAGCTCTAATATAGTAAAGATATAGTAAAGATGCAGCATTGAGGGACAACTTTTAATAACAGACCATCCCATTAGTTTGACATGGGATGGATTTTAAAATCAACCATATCATTATCCTTTAATTAAAGCAAGGAAAGAAATTGagctctttttttcatttttcatatttaatttcTCAATGAGGCCTTCCCTGTTAAATTAAggcaatattaatattaataatatttccaATCCTCAAGTCCTATATGACTGAGACCAAGATGAGAGAGTAATAATGTGTCAATTTCAGAGAGGAGACCTTAAAAAACTGGTCTAAAGACCAGTCTCAAGTATGACAACACTGGCATTTAATTAACTAAAAAGGTTATTGTGAATTTACCGTTTTCATCAACCGCGAGCACACTAGCTCCCTTCGCAAGCAGCTCTTGCACCACCACAGTAAGACCATTTCTTGCAGCCACATGGAGGGGCCTTAAAATAAAGACAGGTAAGTCAGCATTTCCTTTTTGTATCTTTACATAATTTAAGTCATGAAatcaaacagaagaagaaaatacaGACGGGAGACGAGACATTACAAAAGCGATACATACGTCTGTAAGGCGGCATTTGTGGCATTTATGAGGTTTCTGTCTGTAATCTTTTCCAATATCAACAAGGCACTGGTTTCATGTCCCTGTAGAAAAACAAGCACAATACAATCAATACCAACGCAACCCTATACTGCACACTCATGTATTAGAGTTTTGAAAATAAACTATATACCACATACTGGAGGGAAGAGAGCGCTGTGGAATGTGAGAACCATTATAATACACACCTTACTGCAGGCCAGATGAAGTGCAGTGTTCTTCACAGCATCCTGCAGAGTGAGATCAGCTTTTGCACTACTCACCAGCAGCtctaacagcaacaacacagcaAAAGTAAATCAGCGttaatgcaacatttttttttaaataattaaacctATACTGATATTGGCCCGTCTGGTGGTTGGAGTAGGCATCCGTACCGACAGCGTTGGTCTGGCCGTTCTCAGCAGCCATCATGAGCGGCGTCTTCCCAATGGAGTCAACACTGTTGACCTGAGCGTTGTggctcagcagcagctggagacaCTCCACATGGTCAGTGAAGGCTGCTGCATGCAGTGGAGTCCTGCACAAAAGtctcattttaaatcaaacaagCCTTTTCAAGATATTGAGTTTTTATTTACTAGACCGACTGTACTTCAACAGGGTGCCACGAAGGTCTTATGGCTGCAATACTGTCATACTTTACTTTTTATGAGTAGGTTTACCTGTTTTTACTGTCTTTGGCATTCACAATGGCAGGGCCCAGAGTGTCTATCAGCATCTCAGCCGCACCTTCGTTATCATGGATCCTAGAGAAGACAAAAAGCAGCAAGCTATTTAATCTGTTCAAGGCTCTGACTTTACACACATGAATGGAAACAGAAGAGCAGGGAAACTTACACAGCACAGTGAAGGGGGCTGAAAGAATTGCCTTCAGCTTTGTGAAAAACTTCTTGTTCCAGCAAAACCTCCACACACGTATCGTGACCTGCAGGAACAAATGCAGAAATCAACTGTATTAGCCTTCTAATCTGGGTGCTCACAATTTAACTTATTTAGTCCCTCTTTGGCATTTCGGaattcaaacacacatatatatatatatatatatatatatatatatatatataaatataaaaatatatagatatacacatatatattaaaaaatatatataaatatacacacacatatattttgCATGAAAGAATCATTTACGAATATGAAGAACAAAATGTCATGTctattttaaaactgtagtgcataactGTTAATGGTACAAATATCCGTACgattcaaatcattgtcaaacGCGGTCACACATTGCTCCTTAATCAGTTTCACGCAACTCTCAGGGTTTTTTGCTCTTGCTTTGCTCGGCAACATccttgtgctgcacacaggaagtgaactttTTATGTAAGACAGGTgaaagcaacagcaacactgcccCAGTAAAGGGAGATGGCTGCAACCAGGTTggaatatgactgaaaacacaaagcgCCCATAAAAAGTTCCAGTAGTGAATTCTAGAGCTCAAAAAACCTGGTTGTccagttatgcactgcagctttaaacataTGCTTGATTAAGAGTTCTAAACTTCACTACATGTGTCTCTACCATTGTAGCAGGCCCAGTGAAGTGGGGTGTAGCCTTGGTTGTCTGTTAAAACAGGGAGTGTTTCCACTGATTGGGCAGCATGCAGCAGGCCTCCCAGTACCCCAGTGTGTCCACAGGCTGCTGCCAGGTGGACCGGTGTGCGCCCTTTGCAGTCTCGCACCAAGAAGTTGCCGCTGTGCTGAAGCAGGGCCTCCACACATTCCTCATGTCCGGTCACTGCCTGAGGTCAGAAAACAGTGTTTATGAAAGACTGATTATACACTGATTGATGATGAATCTGTGAGGACAGtttgggagggagggagtgtgtgtttatgattcACTTCTAAAACCTTTACGTGATTAAGGTGACTATAACTTTCCACTTGCAGGAATGTttgaaaaaatataatttttttatctttttctagGCTTAAAAATAACTAGATAAACTATGTTATagttaaaacatgaaatacaaGTTATGCCGTATGttatatgtatacagtactgGCAAAGTTAGTACAATAAGAACAACTGTACCATAACATTCAGTACTAGATGTATGTGAGAGTGGTGACAGTGTCCTTACTCCTCTGTGCAGGGCCGTCCTCCCCCACTTGTCTTTGGcttctacactggctcccttatttaaaagggaataaacacagtctgtgtgtcCACTCAGGACAGCCAGCATCAGAGGTGTTCTAAAAGACAGGAACAATGTAATGAGCAAATATTATATGGCGTTGGGGAAACAAAAATCCCCAACAAACTTTACTTACTGTCCATTCCCATCCTGAATATCCACAGCACTTTGAAGGTCAGCATTCCCGATCAGCAAACGCAAACATTCTGAATGACCATTGGTAGctgcacagaaagaaaaaacctCTATTAGCGTTTCTCCATTAGGACATATTTAGATCTAAAAGGGTGATTTGTAGGCAAATTCATGAGCCATTAACCCCTGGTGCATACCTGCAGCATGGATGGGGGTTCGCTTTAAAGTGAAGTCTTTGACTAGAATGGAGGCTCCTTGGTTAATCAGGACGTCCACACACTCTACATGACCCTTAAAGGCAGCCAGGTCCAAGGGTGTGCGCCCTTGGCTGTTTCTCACATCAAGATCCAGGAGAGATTGTACCAGAACCTCCATGGCTTGATGATGACCATGGTATGCCTGAAAGGTTGATTCACCATAATTGAGTTGACGCACATTAAATCAGAGTTAAGAGAGTGCTATTTTGAAGGACAAAACACACTACTCACAGCAAGGTGCAAGGGGCTGACGGGGGCTCTGACGTCAGTGTCATTCAGGATGTCTGTCCCTGAGGTTTCCATTAGCTGAATAAATTAAACACGATTAACATATTATCACTCTGATCTGATGTGTctcacttcacaaaaaaaacacaaaaaagggggaaagaaaGCACACATTGTACTCACCACATCTAAAGGTGTTTCACTTGCAATCTGTAAACAAGTAGGGCAAGTGACTATCAATACCCAAATATGGAAGCACTGAGTGTTGCGCATCATGTAGCCTAGAGTTAAGCTCTTACCAGTTCCAGACAGAGACGATGTCCATACGCAGAGGCGTAGTGCACAGCATTGTAGCCCTGATTGTCACGGATCCCTGGATTTGCGTCGTTTCTCAGTAAGTATTCCAGGCACCTGCACGTACAACAAAGAGGCCGTCGTCAAGGAAACAGGGTTGTCTTTGAACCATTAATTAGCATGACCAATAATGCGAGCCAGCTTTAATCCATAAAACCTTCAAACATCACCCGCCTCCCACACAGCCGTCACCTCCTGTAATAAGCAGAATTTTTCTAAACGTTACTGACTTTCCGTCGGTGTCCGAGGCAGCAGCGTAGTGCAGGGGAGTGCAGCCACGCTCGTCTAGGTCATTGACGCTGGCCCCGGAGCCCACCAAAGCAAACAGGCACTGGTAGTTACAGTTGGCAGCAGCGTAGTGCAGAGGGGTCCTGGAAAACCAAACATGACTCATTTCACTGTTCAAATTTGACTAAGAAACTGCACAAAGTCTTGATCCAAACCCACCAGCAAATAGTACAAACCTGCCAAAACTGTCCTTCCTATTAAAGTCCGCACCCGTGTTAAGAAGAAGATTGAGACATTCCAGGTTTCTGACAgggtaaaaaaatattttatccATGAGCTGGTGAAtgatattatttttgttaaaaggTCATGAACTTTATCTTAACATTTAGAATGAATATCTATACTAACcctccagcagctgcagcatgtAAACAGGTCCTTCCAAAGTCATCAGGAGTATCAATATCAAAACCTGCAAAGAGTAAAGAATTATGAACAAGATCCTACATACATGATATTTTAAAGATCAACAGGAATAAAGAGTTGCTCACCTGAAGACAGAAGCTTTCGGCAGCAGTCAGAGAATCCACTGAGAGCAGCCAAATGCAGTGGAAACATACCGTGAACCCCTCGTCTGCAAAAGACACCATCAAGCTGATTTAGGCAGTATCACAAATATCACCAGAGCCTGACTATTGGGTAAGAAACGTTCTAGTTCAGAACCCTCTGTATCAATTACATAACGGTCAATACACGTGGGCTTTGGAAAGGTTTAGACATGCAGCTCTTTCACATTGCTGATGAAACAGTTGCTGAAAAAGTGCAGGTTCAGGATCACTCACTTAGCTGTGTCAGCTCTGTTGGTGATGAGTGTATTGATGAGGAGCTCATGTCCATATCTGGCTGCAATGTGCAGTGGTGTATTTCCATTTTTATCTTCACAGTCAATCTCAGCACCTTCAGATGAAAACAGACCAAGTGTGTAACATAGAACTGTGTCCAGTATGGAGGATACTGGGTCATTGAGGCTGAAGTTGTAGAGGAGCTCACCATTCTCGATGATTGCCTGAGACCTAGAAAACCTCCCGTGGATGGCTGTCATGTGGAGCGGAGTCTTACCGTCTTTActctaaaatcaaataaaaacatggtggtttcTTATAGTGGCTTTCAGCTATAATTCATATTTCCCAAAACAAcagaatttcttttctttctttttttaaatttagtgtAATTATTTTCCAACACTTTTACAACATTTGTATCATCTGTTGTTTAAACACTGATTCTTAAACCCATTcacttttttgcctttttatcCCTTGGCTCTTGTCCCATGGAACTGAGTTTGTGATTAAAATCTATGGGCACGAAATGGGACACCTTGTCTGCAGCAAGGTGGAAACATGTCAGAAAACTTCTTCAATGCCTAGGGATACTGGtggagtagttgtagtggtgTCGGATTCAGTTACACAAGGAAATACTTcgtaccatccatccatcgtcaaATCGCTTATGCAAGATTGTGTCGCAGGGGTAGCAGCACTAGCAGAGGGGGCCCCAGACTTCCCTTTCCCTGGCCACATTGTCTAACTTTGACTGGGGGGAGATCCCCAGATTACAGAAGGGTATGGCTAAGTCGTAGGGGCAATGGATGAAATAGGATTGAGCATGAATTATAACAAATTTCAGTTATTAAGCATCAGCTTTCCTAGAGCACATTGAGAAACCCATTTCAAACTAATTACTAAAAACTGAGAGGGGTGACATTCGGGATTCACTCACCTTAATGTTGACATCAGCCCCATTGCATACTAGCAGTTCAAGACAAAGTGCCCCATGGCGGGAAGCGGCAGTGAAATGAAGAGGTGCAAAGCCCTTCTCGTTCACCTGGTTGACATTAGCTCCACATTCAATAAGCTCGTTCACCACCACATCCTGCCCGTTGTAGCAGGCCACGTGGAGGGGTGTGTTGCCATATGCATTGGGCTCATTTATCTAGATGGTGAAattagcaacaacaaaaaaaaacagcaaatggtAATGACACCAAGTTCAAGATAAATGGCAACAAGTTCACACCTCTAAGATAATAAAGCTTGATTTATACTCAGTTGCTTGACACTTTTGATAACTGATAACCCGATTGATACATCTGTCTCTCAGCTTGTTAAGCTGCATCTAAAtttgtgcaaataaataaaataatgttttctttattttgttgttataactgaggagaaagacattttgagtttACTCAAAATACTCAATACAGGTGCATTTCTGTCCCTCAGTACATTTGACCGTGTTATGCGACTGCTTATAAACCAGACTTAACCACGCCAACAGTGTAATGCCAATAAGCTTGTGGTTGGGACTTACATCAACCCCCAAGTCAAGGAGGTATTTGACAACACTAATCATTCCACTAGAGGCTGCTGCGTGTAGTGGAGTATAAGATTTTTTATCTTTGCAGGCCACCTCAGCTCCATGAGACGCCAGCAGCTTCACCACTTCTATGTGCCCTGAAGATAAAAAGAGATATATTCGATTTTAGGATTATGCTATCAATTGTTGTCATTGTTATATTTTGCAGCAATGACAAGTTAATATGTAAACAAAAGTATTCATTTCAAGATTTTGCTTTTAATGCTTtgacaaataatcaaataattgtggggaaaaaagacacaatTTTCTTCCATCATTCAATCCTGGCAACTATAATTGGGAACAGGATCACAAGAACTCTTGGAgtaacatttataaaaaaaaaataaaaaaaataaaaaaaataaaaagcagtaaaatgtaaaaacccatgtggtttatttattacCCATGTAGGCTGCCCAGTGGATTGCACGACGGTCCTTCTTGTCAAAGGCATTTATGTTTGCTCCTCTTGAAAGCAAGAGTCTCACCATCTAAAAGAAGCAACAGAGTAAATACAGAAATCAGGAGGATGTCAGGGAGAGCTTCTacatgaacaacctgaaatccGTATGCCTATCAGTGAGCGTGGCAACcattgtgtttatatagtgtGAAATGATGCCTTGCTAATAGGGTTAACAGACTGAGTCTCTGGTCCACATAAATGCACACTGGTAACTTCA
The sequence above is a segment of the Solea solea chromosome 13, fSolSol10.1, whole genome shotgun sequence genome. Coding sequences within it:
- the ankrd28b gene encoding serine/threonine-protein phosphatase 6 regulatory ankyrin repeat subunit A; its protein translation is MVVLKIRDQPPLLKAIFNVDPDEVRSLIFKKEDVNAQDNEKRTPLHAAAYLGDAEIVELLILSGGRVNAKDNKWLTPLHRAVASCSEEAVQVLLKHSADVNARDKNWQTPLHIAAANKAVRCAEALVPLLSNVNVSDRAGRTALHHAAFSGHLEMVRLLLSRGANINAFDKKDRRAIHWAAYMGHIEVVKLLASHGAEVACKDKKSYTPLHAAASSGMISVVKYLLDLGVDINEPNAYGNTPLHVACYNGQDVVVNELIECGANVNQVNEKGFAPLHFTAASRHGALCLELLVCNGADVNIKSKDGKTPLHMTAIHGRFSRSQAIIENGAEIDCEDKNGNTPLHIAARYGHELLINTLITNRADTAKRGVHGMFPLHLAALSGFSDCCRKLLSSGFDIDTPDDFGRTCLHAAAAGGNLECLNLLLNTGADFNRKDSFGRTPLHYAAANCNYQCLFALVGSGASVNDLDERGCTPLHYAAASDTDGKCLEYLLRNDANPGIRDNQGYNAVHYASAYGHRLCLELIASETPLDVLMETSGTDILNDTDVRAPVSPLHLAAYHGHHQAMEVLVQSLLDLDVRNSQGRTPLDLAAFKGHVECVDVLINQGASILVKDFTLKRTPIHAAATNGHSECLRLLIGNADLQSAVDIQDGNGQTPLMLAVLSGHTDCVYSLLNKGASVEAKDKWGRTALHRGAVTGHEECVEALLQHSGNFLVRDCKGRTPVHLAAACGHTGVLGGLLHAAQSVETLPVLTDNQGYTPLHWACYNGHDTCVEVLLEQEVFHKAEGNSFSPLHCAVIHDNEGAAEMLIDTLGPAIVNAKDSKNRTPLHAAAFTDHVECLQLLLSHNAQVNSVDSIGKTPLMMAAENGQTNAVELLVSSAKADLTLQDAVKNTALHLACSKGHETSALLILEKITDRNLINATNAALQTPLHVAARNGLTVVVQELLAKGASVLAVDENGYTPALACAPNKDVADCLALILATMMPVSPCAPAPPLPFNAINHYTTSPSKSVTFDSLPVLRDEHSSYCSFNNIGHHEGFYRDEELNDSDSETY